From the Paenibacillus sp. FSL H8-0548 genome, one window contains:
- a CDS encoding segregation/condensation protein A has product MSVLYKLDSFEGPLDLLLHLIDKSEIDIHEVSISEITIQYMDYLHAMKELELEVTSEFLVMAATLLAIKSKQLLPKPPIFEDDYEEWPDDGLDPRDELIQKLVEYRKFKKIAEQLREKEVERSLVYSREPEDMTPFMKQEKTNPVEGLHVSDLILAFQKALRRASRRNIVSTIQRDEISVKDRIRDIVEVLKEFNTVQFSRLIRENMDRHEIVVTFLAILELMKMKSIRCYQHQLFDDIVIHWKGESSQVGLPEVEDDY; this is encoded by the coding sequence GTGTCAGTGCTTTATAAGCTGGATTCATTTGAGGGACCACTTGATCTATTGCTCCATTTGATCGACAAATCCGAAATCGATATCCATGAAGTGTCTATTAGCGAGATTACGATTCAATATATGGATTACTTGCATGCGATGAAGGAGCTGGAGCTGGAGGTTACGAGCGAGTTTTTGGTAATGGCGGCGACCCTTTTGGCGATAAAGAGCAAGCAGCTTCTTCCTAAGCCTCCTATATTTGAAGATGATTACGAGGAATGGCCTGATGATGGGTTGGATCCTCGTGATGAGCTGATCCAGAAGCTAGTTGAATATCGGAAATTCAAAAAAATAGCCGAGCAGCTGCGTGAGAAGGAAGTTGAGCGCAGCCTTGTTTATTCACGAGAACCGGAAGATATGACCCCCTTCATGAAACAAGAAAAAACCAATCCGGTCGAAGGGCTGCATGTATCGGATTTGATTTTAGCCTTTCAGAAGGCGCTTCGTCGTGCGTCCAGACGTAATATCGTTTCAACGATTCAGCGGGATGAAATATCGGTCAAGGATCGAATTCGGGATATCGTCGAGGTGCTTAAAGAATTTAATACGGTTCAGTTCTCTCGGCTTATACGTGAAAATATGGACAGGCACGAAATTGTAGTCACTTTTCTAGCGATTCTGGAGCTTATGAAGATGAAGTCTATTCGTTGCTACCAGCATCAGTTGTTTGACGACATCGTCATTCACTGGAAAGGAGAGTCGTCACAAGTTGGATTACCAGAAGTTGAAGACGATTATTGA
- the ribE gene encoding 6,7-dimethyl-8-ribityllumazine synthase, with amino-acid sequence MTRIYEGHLVSEGLKYGVVVGRFNEFISSKLLGGALDAFKRHGAQDSDVEVAWVPGAFEIPLIAQKMAESGKYDAVITLGAVIRGSTPHFDFVCNEAAKGVAAIALKTGIPTIFGVLTVDSIEQAIERAGTKAGNKGYEAAASAIEMANLTKQLQG; translated from the coding sequence ATGACACGAATTTATGAGGGACATTTAGTATCAGAAGGTTTAAAATATGGAGTAGTAGTTGGACGTTTTAATGAATTTATCTCAAGCAAGCTTCTTGGAGGTGCGTTAGATGCGTTCAAGCGTCATGGCGCTCAAGACTCTGATGTAGAGGTAGCTTGGGTTCCAGGAGCATTTGAAATTCCGTTAATTGCACAAAAAATGGCGGAGAGCGGTAAATATGACGCTGTTATAACGCTTGGTGCAGTTATTCGTGGCTCAACGCCGCATTTTGATTTCGTATGCAATGAGGCTGCTAAAGGTGTAGCGGCCATCGCATTGAAAACAGGCATTCCTACGATTTTTGGCGTATTGACGGTAGATTCAATCGAGCAAGCCATTGAGCGTGCAGGCACGAAAGCGGGCAATAAAGGTTATGAAGCAGCAGCCAGCGCAATTGAAATGGCTAATTTAACGAAGCAATTGCAAGGTTAA
- a CDS encoding bifunctional 3,4-dihydroxy-2-butanone-4-phosphate synthase/GTP cyclohydrolase II, translating into MEQTDKTPFDRIEDALEDLKLGKPVIVVDDEDRENEGDLIALADRTTPEVINFMISEARGLVCVPITQERAEQLDLPPMVTHNTDYHGTAFTVSVDYVGTTTGISAYERSETVKALLDPTTKASDFRRPGHIFPLIAKSGGVLRRAGHTEAAIDLAVMCGSSPGAAICEIINEDGTMSRLADLIVFKEKHNLKLITIQAMIEYRNAKEKLVERAVDVKLPTDFGTFRAIAYTNIVDNKEHIALVKGDIDPERPLLVRVHSECLTGDVFHSHRCDCGPQLEAALKQIEEAGSGVLLYMRQEGRGIGLINKLKAYALQEQGFDTVDANLKLGFPADLRDYGIGAQILKDLGVRQMRLLTNNPRKIKGLEGYGLEVVERVAIQMELNEDNQNYLRTKKNKLGHLLSYEGIDYII; encoded by the coding sequence ATGGAACAAACAGATAAAACCCCATTTGATCGGATTGAGGATGCGCTTGAGGATCTAAAGCTTGGGAAACCAGTCATTGTAGTAGACGATGAGGATAGGGAAAATGAGGGGGATCTAATCGCGCTGGCGGATAGGACAACGCCGGAAGTGATTAATTTCATGATCTCGGAGGCGCGCGGGCTTGTATGTGTGCCGATTACGCAAGAGCGTGCGGAGCAGCTTGATTTGCCGCCAATGGTCACTCACAATACGGATTACCATGGTACAGCATTTACTGTATCCGTTGACTATGTAGGAACGACTACTGGTATCTCAGCATATGAGCGCTCGGAGACGGTCAAGGCGCTTCTTGATCCAACGACGAAAGCGTCCGATTTCCGCAGACCAGGACATATATTCCCGCTTATCGCAAAATCAGGCGGAGTGCTCCGTCGTGCAGGACATACAGAGGCTGCCATTGATTTGGCTGTGATGTGCGGATCTTCGCCTGGAGCAGCTATTTGCGAAATCATTAATGAAGACGGCACGATGTCACGATTAGCTGACCTGATCGTATTCAAAGAGAAGCATAATTTGAAGCTTATTACGATTCAAGCCATGATCGAATATCGTAATGCGAAGGAGAAACTAGTTGAGCGGGCGGTTGATGTTAAGCTGCCTACCGATTTTGGAACTTTCCGGGCAATTGCATATACAAATATCGTTGACAATAAAGAGCATATCGCACTTGTGAAAGGCGACATTGATCCTGAACGTCCATTGCTTGTACGCGTTCATTCTGAATGCTTAACTGGCGATGTGTTCCATTCACACCGTTGTGACTGCGGTCCACAGCTTGAGGCTGCACTAAAGCAAATTGAAGAGGCAGGAAGCGGTGTACTTCTTTACATGCGCCAAGAGGGCAGAGGCATTGGGCTCATTAATAAACTTAAGGCATATGCATTGCAAGAACAAGGCTTCGATACGGTGGATGCAAATTTAAAGCTTGGCTTTCCAGCCGATTTGCGCGATTATGGAATAGGCGCGCAAATTTTGAAGGATCTTGGCGTTCGCCAAATGCGCTTGTTAACCAATAACCCTCGCAAAATCAAAGGGCTTGAAGGCTATGGACTAGAGGTCGTTGAGCGTGTTGCGATTCAGATGGAACTCAACGAAGACAACCAAAACTATTTGCGCACGAAGAAAAATAAGCTTGGACATTTGCTTAGCTATGAAGGAATTGACTATATTATTTAA
- the ribE gene encoding riboflavin synthase, which yields MFTGLVEEVGKMKGITKQGEAMKLVIGAAHVTVGVMLGDSISVNGVCLTVTSFDAASFSADVMPETYRKSNLHQLRAGERVNLERAMQAGGRFGGHIVQGHIDGTGTITRRETDANAVVYTVQLSDADMLRYVIPKGSITVDGISLTVVDTEANSFAVSIIPHTLGETALQHKHAGDTVNIECDVIGKYVDHLLHFKRPDSAKSQSKLTTSFLMENGFL from the coding sequence ATGTTTACCGGATTAGTGGAAGAAGTGGGGAAAATGAAAGGGATCACGAAGCAAGGTGAGGCCATGAAGCTTGTCATCGGGGCAGCACATGTGACCGTTGGCGTTATGCTTGGAGACAGCATTTCGGTAAATGGTGTATGTCTAACGGTTACTTCATTTGACGCGGCTTCATTCTCAGCAGATGTGATGCCTGAGACGTATCGCAAATCCAACCTTCATCAGCTTCGTGCTGGTGAACGTGTGAATTTGGAGCGAGCGATGCAAGCTGGCGGAAGGTTTGGCGGTCACATTGTTCAGGGGCATATTGATGGTACCGGAACGATTACTAGACGCGAAACGGACGCCAACGCGGTGGTCTACACGGTTCAACTTAGCGATGCAGATATGCTTCGTTACGTTATCCCGAAGGGCTCCATAACGGTAGATGGTATAAGTCTTACGGTAGTTGATACAGAAGCAAATTCCTTTGCTGTCTCGATTATACCGCACACTCTTGGCGAAACAGCCCTACAGCACAAGCATGCGGGCGATACAGTCAATATAGAATGTGATGTCATTGGTAAATACGTGGATCATCTGCTGCATTTCAAGCGGCCAGATTCGGCAAAATCACAATCAAAGCTAACGACATCGTTTCTTATGGAAAATGGTTTCTTGTAA
- the ribD gene encoding bifunctional diaminohydroxyphosphoribosylaminopyrimidine deaminase/5-amino-6-(5-phosphoribosylamino)uracil reductase RibD, with product MDILNDEYYMSLALDMAAKATGQTGINPVVGCVVVKDGRILGIGTHLKRGTGHAEVHALQMAGEEAEGSTVYVTLEPCSHFGKTPPCCERIIAAKAARVVVASGDPNPEVSGRGIARLREEGIEVTVGVFEQRSEQMNEKFNKYITTKLPFVTLKTASTLDGKIASRTGDSRWVTGTAAREQVHTLRHQHEAIMVGIGTVLADDPLLNTRASVPAIDPVRIIVDSQLRLPLDARVVTDRTVRTIVLTSGQASEEHKQALEAKGIEVVTCGSGEKVDLSIGMIKLGELEIGSILLEGGGKLNGAMLEAGLIDKIVLYYAAKIIGGANAPGTFTFSGFEKMADAIQLERVSVEMAGEDIRVAGYPLY from the coding sequence ATGGACATTTTGAATGATGAATATTACATGAGTCTAGCTTTGGATATGGCTGCAAAGGCAACGGGACAGACAGGAATTAATCCAGTTGTTGGTTGCGTTGTCGTTAAGGATGGAAGAATACTCGGAATTGGGACGCATCTTAAGCGCGGAACAGGTCACGCAGAGGTGCATGCGCTTCAGATGGCTGGAGAGGAAGCCGAGGGCTCTACCGTTTATGTCACCTTGGAGCCGTGCAGTCACTTCGGTAAAACTCCGCCATGCTGTGAACGAATTATAGCTGCGAAAGCTGCGAGAGTAGTTGTCGCAAGCGGTGATCCCAATCCAGAGGTATCTGGCCGAGGCATCGCAAGACTGCGTGAAGAAGGCATTGAAGTCACTGTAGGCGTCTTCGAACAGCGGTCAGAGCAAATGAACGAAAAATTCAATAAGTATATCACAACTAAGCTCCCTTTCGTTACTTTGAAGACAGCAAGTACTCTTGATGGCAAGATTGCTTCTCGAACTGGTGATAGCCGTTGGGTGACTGGCACAGCAGCACGTGAGCAGGTTCATACACTGCGTCATCAGCATGAGGCGATTATGGTCGGAATTGGAACGGTGCTGGCGGATGATCCTTTGCTGAACACGAGAGCGTCAGTTCCTGCTATTGATCCGGTTCGCATCATCGTAGATTCACAGCTTCGTTTGCCGCTGGATGCGAGGGTTGTAACGGATCGGACGGTACGGACTATCGTACTAACCTCCGGCCAAGCTAGCGAAGAACATAAGCAAGCATTGGAAGCTAAAGGAATTGAAGTCGTTACGTGTGGCAGTGGAGAGAAAGTTGATTTAAGCATTGGCATGATAAAGCTTGGAGAGCTGGAGATCGGATCGATTCTGCTAGAGGGCGGCGGCAAACTAAACGGTGCGATGCTGGAAGCTGGTCTTATCGATAAAATTGTTCTTTATTATGCTGCTAAAATTATAGGTGGAGCGAATGCGCCAGGAACCTTTACATTTTCGGGATTCGAGAAAATGGCGGATGCCATACAGCTTGAAAGAGTGAGTGTGGAAATGGCTGGCGAGGACATTCGTGTAGCAGGTTATCCTTTGTATTAG
- a CDS encoding DNA-binding protein, which translates to MVKSKDEFPLVLEPAHIQEILNIGRRGTYELLADPPFHVNRIGKNKMIKVPRDVFFIWLEGKQEQG; encoded by the coding sequence ATGGTTAAATCAAAAGATGAATTTCCACTCGTTTTAGAACCAGCTCATATTCAAGAAATATTAAACATCGGAAGACGCGGAACATATGAGCTTTTGGCTGATCCGCCTTTCCATGTTAACCGTATAGGGAAAAACAAAATGATTAAAGTTCCGAGAGATGTTTTCTTTATATGGCTTGAGGGTAAACAAGAGCAGGGATGA
- a CDS encoding sigma factor-like helix-turn-helix DNA-binding protein — protein MGEARDALSKVDDRGFLVDLQDLKKSYRATLRMLTARRREIELYIEQESGMTLEQMGEKQHRDVYKQWRSANDGLWNELQDLREMISDANFVIEWLHTGRQPGTKRGIERRSVYQNTVLLDPMIMANFSNQYNSRSGSTITEEERHKLEEVLGILSPQERECYVLAFGQCYSHAEIAKALAISKGAVDKYVQRAHEKVSKGWQGTLF, from the coding sequence GTGGGTGAGGCAAGGGACGCATTGAGTAAGGTGGATGATCGCGGATTTCTCGTTGATCTACAGGACCTTAAAAAATCATATAGAGCCACGCTGCGCATGCTTACTGCGCGCAGACGGGAAATAGAGTTGTATATCGAGCAGGAAAGCGGCATGACGCTGGAGCAGATGGGCGAAAAGCAGCATCGAGACGTGTACAAGCAATGGCGGTCGGCGAATGACGGTTTATGGAACGAGCTGCAGGACCTTAGGGAGATGATCTCCGATGCGAATTTTGTTATCGAGTGGCTTCACACCGGCAGGCAGCCAGGTACTAAGAGAGGTATCGAGCGTAGGAGCGTGTATCAAAACACTGTGCTGCTTGATCCGATGATTATGGCTAATTTCAGCAATCAGTACAATTCCCGCAGCGGATCGACCATCACCGAAGAAGAACGGCACAAGCTGGAGGAAGTGTTGGGAATCCTCAGCCCGCAGGAGCGAGAGTGCTACGTATTAGCGTTCGGGCAATGTTACAGCCATGCGGAGATAGCTAAGGCGCTGGCAATCAGCAAGGGTGCAGTTGATAAGTATGTGCAGCGGGCGCATGAGAAAGTATCAAAAGGATGGCAGGGGACGTTATTTTAA
- a CDS encoding putative metallopeptidase: MAKAEKFHREASLDVYSMLNEMINQNHKEFNKTEILIQMKHGGWNSKGKTVFGKFKVLADDLRTSMEKDVILQLNAEMWTRMTDPQKKYVLDHALFSLDTKQSKHGVTLYATDGRPLLKTVPPDIEAYVEVIRRHGTITEDVKRLARAIKEVNPGQLTIDDAGTAQDPPAPPHEGLTVVVGADGVVEGVEDKNQLTLEEAAAAAENDPMHGVGNDLPFTEPEDDEPETGDSDNGDYDENEFDAPENDEELE, encoded by the coding sequence ATGGCTAAAGCAGAGAAGTTTCATAGGGAAGCATCGTTGGACGTTTATAGCATGCTTAATGAAATGATTAATCAAAACCATAAGGAATTTAATAAAACAGAAATCTTAATCCAGATGAAACATGGCGGCTGGAACAGCAAAGGGAAGACGGTTTTTGGAAAGTTCAAAGTATTGGCCGACGATCTCAGAACCTCTATGGAAAAGGATGTAATTCTGCAACTCAACGCCGAAATGTGGACTAGAATGACCGATCCGCAAAAGAAATATGTACTCGATCATGCATTGTTTTCACTGGATACAAAACAAAGCAAGCACGGTGTAACCTTGTATGCTACAGATGGTCGTCCTTTGTTGAAAACCGTTCCGCCCGACATTGAAGCCTACGTTGAGGTTATCAGGCGACATGGAACGATTACTGAGGATGTAAAAAGGCTGGCACGGGCGATCAAAGAGGTTAACCCCGGGCAGCTCACAATAGACGATGCGGGCACAGCACAAGATCCGCCTGCACCGCCGCATGAAGGGCTCACGGTTGTGGTCGGAGCTGACGGTGTTGTTGAAGGTGTTGAAGATAAGAACCAGCTCACTCTAGAAGAAGCTGCTGCGGCTGCCGAAAATGATCCGATGCATGGAGTAGGTAACGATCTACCATTCACCGAGCCTGAAGATGACGAGCCCGAAACTGGAGACAGCGACAACGGAGACTACGACGAAAACGAATTCGATGCTCCTGAAAATGACGAGGAACTCGAATGA
- a CDS encoding XF1762 family protein — MTIELQPISYADACEYVKQYHRHHPAPQGHKYSIAVADDQRVVGVVMVGRPVARAYDNGRTLEVTRCCTDGTKNVASMLYAAAWRAARSLGYRRLVTYTLITEPGTSLRAAGWRILHQTKGGSWNCPTRPRIDKHPTGQKTLWEFTVDEVKV, encoded by the coding sequence ATGACGATAGAGTTGCAGCCCATAAGCTACGCTGATGCCTGCGAATACGTTAAGCAGTATCACCGCCATCATCCGGCGCCGCAAGGTCACAAGTACAGTATTGCTGTGGCTGATGATCAGAGAGTTGTAGGCGTTGTGATGGTAGGGCGGCCAGTGGCGAGGGCTTATGACAATGGCCGGACGCTGGAAGTGACAAGGTGCTGTACGGATGGCACGAAAAATGTAGCTTCCATGCTTTACGCAGCTGCGTGGCGTGCTGCTCGATCATTAGGTTACCGGAGGTTGGTCACATACACATTGATTACCGAGCCAGGCACAAGCCTGCGGGCAGCCGGATGGCGAATCCTGCATCAAACAAAAGGTGGAAGTTGGAATTGCCCGACACGCCCAAGGATCGACAAGCATCCCACGGGCCAAAAAACGCTATGGGAGTTCACGGTCGATGAAGTGAAGGTCTGA
- a CDS encoding site-specific integrase, which produces MQFVQPIRDPEKIEQMKQLLLSRSKRDWFIFVFGINTGLRIGDILRLKVKDVRNRTHISLIEGKTRKKKWVPINADLSRVIQDYTKGMKAEATLFPSYRTRGETGICRVQVYRILNWAADQCGLEEIGTHTLRKTFGYHFYQKTKDVAMLQNIFNHAYPSLTMRYIGINQDMIDDAVSGFTL; this is translated from the coding sequence ATGCAATTTGTGCAGCCGATACGCGATCCAGAGAAGATTGAGCAGATGAAGCAACTGCTGTTATCGAGGTCAAAGCGAGACTGGTTCATCTTTGTATTCGGCATCAACACAGGGCTGAGAATTGGCGACATATTGCGCCTTAAAGTGAAGGACGTCCGCAACAGGACACACATCAGCCTGATTGAAGGGAAGACGCGCAAGAAGAAGTGGGTTCCGATTAACGCCGACTTGAGTCGCGTTATCCAAGACTACACCAAGGGGATGAAGGCGGAAGCTACTTTGTTTCCCTCCTATCGGACGCGTGGAGAAACGGGCATATGCAGGGTGCAGGTGTATCGGATACTAAACTGGGCAGCCGATCAATGCGGCCTGGAGGAAATCGGAACTCATACGTTGCGGAAGACATTTGGCTATCATTTCTATCAGAAAACAAAGGATGTTGCGATGCTTCAGAATATCTTTAACCATGCCTACCCATCTCTGACAATGCGCTATATAGGCATTAACCAGGACATGATTGACGATGCAGTCAGCGGGTTCACGCTATGA
- a CDS encoding site-specific DNA-methyltransferase produces MILQGDCRIVMQTFPEQHFHTSVTSPPYWGLRDYGIPPSDWPEVTYTPMPGLPPLTVPAWAGCLGLEPTPEMFVAHTVLVFREVWRVLRDDGTLWLNYGDSFYSAGKAIGLKAKDLIGVPWRVAFALQADGWYLRMDNVWSKPNPMPESIKDRPTKSHEYMFLLSKADRYYYDAEAIKEPGVQNEWANGFRGGSYTGNETFDNQEGGKRKTVGNFRVGTGVGFGHGTDKEERGRKRIKSHSFAREVNVSPPPGQPQQHRQDREDIEYNGMRNKRSVWTVATQAFPEAHFATFPEKLIEPCILAGAPVGGRVLDPFGGSGTTEKVSLENGRECTSIEIGEQYVEIAERRIATVQPKLQFEGQTLLF; encoded by the coding sequence ATGATTTTACAGGGTGATTGCCGTATCGTTATGCAGACGTTTCCGGAGCAACACTTTCATACAAGCGTCACCTCGCCTCCTTATTGGGGATTACGAGATTACGGAATCCCGCCGAGCGATTGGCCGGAGGTAACATATACGCCAATGCCAGGACTACCGCCGCTAACTGTTCCCGCTTGGGCAGGGTGCTTGGGATTAGAGCCTACGCCTGAAATGTTCGTTGCTCACACGGTGCTGGTTTTTCGAGAAGTATGGCGTGTGCTGCGAGATGATGGGACATTGTGGCTTAATTACGGAGACAGTTTCTACAGCGCTGGTAAAGCAATTGGACTGAAGGCTAAGGACTTAATTGGAGTTCCTTGGCGTGTAGCCTTTGCTCTTCAAGCAGATGGATGGTATCTCCGCATGGATAATGTTTGGAGCAAACCCAACCCAATGCCGGAGAGTATCAAGGACCGTCCGACAAAGTCACATGAGTACATGTTCCTGCTCTCCAAAGCAGATCGGTACTATTATGATGCTGAAGCAATTAAAGAGCCAGGAGTGCAGAATGAATGGGCAAACGGTTTCCGGGGGGGCAGTTACACCGGGAATGAGACTTTTGACAACCAAGAGGGCGGCAAACGTAAGACGGTAGGGAATTTTCGGGTCGGTACCGGAGTTGGTTTTGGTCATGGAACTGATAAGGAAGAAAGAGGACGCAAACGGATTAAATCACATTCCTTTGCCCGAGAGGTTAATGTATCCCCGCCGCCCGGCCAGCCACAGCAACATCGCCAAGATAGAGAGGATATCGAGTACAATGGCATGCGAAATAAGCGCAGCGTTTGGACTGTGGCCACTCAAGCTTTTCCGGAAGCACATTTCGCAACGTTTCCTGAAAAGCTGATCGAACCATGCATTTTAGCTGGCGCTCCGGTTGGCGGGCGCGTACTGGACCCGTTTGGTGGAAGTGGTACCACAGAAAAAGTATCGCTGGAGAATGGTCGGGAATGCACAAGCATTGAAATAGGTGAGCAATACGTCGAAATTGCTGAGCGCCGAATTGCGACGGTTCAGCCGAAGCTACAGTTTGAAGGGCAAACATTACTATTTTGA
- a CDS encoding HNH endonuclease signature motif containing protein — protein MHRFTPEQKEFIKANVAGRSNADLTQQFNEHFGLLIRESQIKSFKKNNLLSSGLTGRFEKGRMPFNKGQKRTWVGGEETRFHKGNRPHNYLPVGTERVNTDDYVDIKIADPNKWRGKHLIEWEKHNCSPVPKGKAVIFGDRNRRNFDPDNLILVSRAQLAIMNNNGLIQNDADLTRTGVILADLYRKIGERKKPANALEFESYVRWSHEQRCHFKPL, from the coding sequence GTGCATCGATTTACTCCTGAGCAAAAAGAGTTTATTAAGGCCAATGTAGCAGGTCGGAGCAATGCTGATTTAACTCAACAATTTAACGAGCATTTCGGTTTGTTGATTCGCGAGTCTCAAATTAAGTCATTTAAAAAGAACAATTTGTTAAGTAGTGGATTGACAGGAAGGTTTGAAAAAGGTCGCATGCCTTTCAACAAAGGGCAAAAGAGGACATGGGTCGGCGGTGAAGAAACCCGATTCCATAAAGGAAACAGGCCTCACAACTATTTACCAGTGGGCACCGAAAGGGTCAACACTGACGATTATGTAGACATCAAGATAGCTGATCCTAATAAATGGCGCGGTAAGCACTTGATCGAATGGGAAAAGCACAACTGCAGTCCAGTACCTAAAGGAAAAGCTGTGATATTCGGTGATAGAAATCGAAGGAATTTTGATCCGGACAACTTGATTTTGGTATCACGAGCTCAACTTGCGATCATGAATAACAATGGTTTGATTCAAAACGATGCTGATCTTACCAGGACTGGAGTTATCTTGGCGGATTTATACCGCAAGATCGGTGAGCGAAAAAAACCAGCAAACGCACTGGAATTTGAAAGCTATGTGAGGTGGAGTCATGAGCAACGTTGTCACTTTAAGCCATTGTAA
- the dnaB gene encoding replicative DNA helicase has translation MPDAEPYNLEAEQAVIGSILLNAEAFEKVKDRLNKGKFYEKAHRTIYKAMCDVYDSKAAIDIVTVSAALQDDEKLEAIGNVSYLARLTNSVPTASNISYYADIVLDMSLRRESLLIARELVKHATSEQDVAGFVALAEKRISKLTAENKPPKAFVTMKDALFQVFDQTEERFNNRHINEGITGMPSGLTDLDKMTAGFQKSDLIIIAARPSVGKTAFALNIAQNVGIRAKETVAIFSLEMSATQLVQRMISAEGNIDGEKLKTGYFEPDDWGKMTNAIGILSDANIFIDDTPGITVGEIRYKCRELKKEKGLGMILIDYLQLIRGNGRSGENRQQEVSEISRTLKEIARELEVPVIALSQLSRGVEQRQDKRPMMSDLRESGSIEQDADIVGFLYRDDYYDKQTEKKNIIEVIISKQRNGKTGTVELAFRRNYGKMVNLDRQTTVDDHEQMV, from the coding sequence ATGCCAGACGCAGAGCCATACAACCTAGAAGCGGAGCAGGCAGTAATTGGTTCGATCCTTCTTAACGCAGAAGCTTTTGAAAAGGTGAAGGACCGGCTGAATAAGGGGAAGTTTTACGAGAAGGCCCATCGAACGATTTATAAAGCGATGTGTGATGTATACGATTCAAAAGCCGCTATCGACATTGTGACGGTAAGCGCCGCTCTACAGGATGATGAAAAACTCGAAGCAATAGGAAATGTCTCTTACCTTGCTCGACTAACCAATTCCGTTCCGACAGCATCAAACATTTCCTATTACGCAGATATCGTCTTGGACATGTCCCTGCGGAGAGAATCGCTTCTCATCGCTCGGGAGTTGGTAAAGCATGCTACATCCGAGCAGGACGTTGCTGGATTTGTTGCTTTGGCTGAAAAACGCATATCTAAGTTGACGGCAGAAAACAAGCCGCCGAAAGCGTTTGTCACGATGAAAGATGCACTCTTTCAGGTTTTTGATCAAACAGAAGAAAGATTCAACAACCGTCACATCAACGAAGGCATTACTGGTATGCCAAGCGGGCTAACCGATTTAGACAAGATGACGGCCGGCTTTCAAAAAAGTGATCTTATCATCATTGCCGCTCGGCCATCAGTTGGTAAGACGGCATTCGCGCTTAACATTGCGCAGAACGTTGGTATTAGAGCCAAGGAAACCGTCGCTATATTTAGTCTCGAAATGTCGGCTACGCAGCTGGTGCAAAGGATGATCTCAGCTGAAGGCAATATCGACGGTGAGAAACTTAAAACAGGCTACTTCGAACCGGACGATTGGGGCAAGATGACCAACGCGATCGGCATCCTCTCAGATGCTAATATTTTCATCGATGATACTCCGGGCATTACGGTCGGCGAGATCCGTTACAAATGCCGTGAGCTTAAAAAGGAAAAAGGCCTGGGCATGATCCTGATCGACTACCTGCAGCTCATTCGTGGGAACGGTCGTAGCGGAGAGAATCGGCAGCAAGAGGTTTCGGAAATCTCTCGAACTCTTAAAGAAATTGCCCGCGAGCTTGAAGTGCCAGTCATTGCTCTATCACAGCTCAGTCGTGGCGTAGAGCAGCGGCAGGATAAGCGCCCGATGATGTCAGACCTTCGTGAGTCGGGATCAATTGAGCAAGATGCTGATATTGTAGGATTCCTTTATCGGGATGACTACTACGACAAGCAAACGGAGAAGAAAAACATCATCGAAGTTATCATATCCAAGCAGCGGAATGGCAAAACGGGGACGGTTGAACTAGCATTCCGGAGAAATTACGGTAAGATGGTCAACCTCGATCGTCAAACAACGGTCGATGATCATGAGCAAATGGTTTAG